The DNA sequence gggtgggagggggtccAGGGGCACCCAGGAGGGCAGCTCCTAACCTGGATATGCGGGGGATGCCTGGGGGACAGAGCTGCAGCCTGTGTGTGCCCCGCCCTGTGCGCCCGAGGCCGTGTGCCGCGCGGGCAACAGCTGTGAGTGCGGCCTGGGCTATGAAGGGGATGGCCGCTCGTGCACAGGTGAGTGGtgggcaggtgtgaggtgggaggccccctccccccctgccacCAGGGCCTGCCACTCTCTCCCTGCCCGCAGTGGCGGACCTGTGCCGGGATGGGCATGGCGGCTGCAGCGAGCATGCCACCTGCAGCCAAGCAGGCACAGTGGTCACCTGCACCTGCTTGCCCGCCTACGAGGGCGACGGCTGGAGCTGCCGGGCCCGCGACCCCTGTGCGGACGGCCACCGTGGGGGCTGCAGCGAGCACGCTGACTGCTTGAACACGGGCCCGGTGAGCAGCCGGGGAGTTGAGCGGCAGGGTGGGGAGGCTCCACagagcagcccccaccccccccccccccccagtccctgaAGAGCACCCGCCCACTCTCCCGCCCCAGAACACGAGGCGCTGTGTGTGCCATGCTGGCTACGTGGGTGACGGACTGCAGTGTCTGGAGGAGCCTGAGCCGCCCGTGGACCGCTGCCTGGGCCAGCCACCACCCTGTCATGTGGATGCTGTGTGCACTGACCTCCACTTCCAGGGTGTGCTTCCCTGCCCGCTCCCGGTGCCCCTGCTTTACCTCGGTGCTGCTGGGCTGATcacgcctccctccctctgcagagAAACAGGCTGGTGTCTTCCACCTCCAGGCCCCCAGCGGCCCTTACAGCCTGAACTTCTCAGAGGCCGAGGCAGCGTGTGGGGCCCAGGGAGCTGTTCTTGCTTCTCTCCCTCAGCTCTCTGCTGCCCAGAAGGTGTGTGGGGCTTAGGAATCTGGAGCCAAGCCCGTGGGGGCCCCCTCGAGCTGGGCCTTTGGTCTCAGCATCCCCTTCTGCCTCTACAGCTCGGCTTCCACCTGTGCCGTGTGGGCTGGCTGGCCAACGGCTCGGCTGCCCACCCGGTCGTCTTCCCTGCGGCAGACTGTGGTGGTGGGCAGGTGGGCGTCATCAGCCTGGGCCTCCGGAAGAACCACTCAGAGCGCTGGGACACCTACTGCTACCGCGAGCAAGGTACAGCCTCCCCTACCCCCCCCAACACATGCCCCGGCTCGGCCCCTTCCCACTGACCCACCCAACTGCTTATCCTGCAGATGTGGCCTGCCGGTGCCGCCAAGGCTTTGTGGGTGATGGGACAAGCGTCTGCAATGGGAAGCTGCTCGACGTACTGGCTGCCACGGCCAACTTCTCCACCTTCTATGGGGTGTGCAGGCGCCCAGCCTCAGGGCTGAGGGTGTGGGTAGCTGGGGTCCCTGGGGAGGGAGCCTGCCCACAGTCCTATTTTCCCTCTTCCAGATGCTGCTTGGCTATGCCAATGCCACCCCTCGGGGTCTGGACTTCCTGGACTTCCTGGACGATGAGCTCACCTATAAGACACTCTTTGTCCCTGTTAATGAAGGCTTCGTGGACAACATGGTAACCAGTGGGGGTCGTGGGCAGAGCCAGGCCCAATGCTGATGCCTCCGGCTGGCCTGGACTAACAGGCCTTGCTTTGCCTACAGACGCTGAGCGGCCCAGACCTGGAGCTGCATGCCTCCAACACCACCTTCCTGAGCACCAATGCCAGCCAGGATACTGTGCTCCCCGCCCACTCGGGCCTCAGCCTCTTCTTCAGTGCTGTGGGCCCTGACAACAGTTCCTGGGCCCCTGTGGTGAGTTTTGCTACTGCACTTCCCCTGCTGGCTCTGGCCCTCACACACTCACCAGGCCTGACTCTGGTCTCCCTACAGGCCCCAGGGGCGGTCGTGGTTAGCCACGTCGTCGTGTGGGACATCATGGCATTCAACGGCATCATCCATGCTCTGGCCAGGCCCCTCCTGGCTCCCCTACAACCTGTGAgttggtgaggggtggggaggacgaCAGGCAGAACAGCAAGGGGTGAGGAGACGGTCCTGGCCTTGACGCTCTCCTTGTTTGCAGCAGGCAGTGGTGGCACCTGAGGGTCCACCCGTGGTGGCAGGTGTGGGGGCTGTAGTGGCTGCTGGAGCACTGCTTGGCCTAGTGGCTGGGGCCTTCTACCTCCGTGCCCGAGGCCAGGCCACGGGCTTTGGCTTCTCCACCTTCCAGGTAGAGCtgtgttggggggcaggggggagggatgTTGGGGGTGTCTGGGTCCACTGATCTTGCTCAAGGCCCCTCACCACATACCTCTCTTCCAGGCGGAAGATGATGCTGAGGATGACTTCTCCCCATGGCAGGAAGGAACCAGCCCAACGCTGGTCTCTGTTCCCAACCCCGTCTTCGGCAGCCCTGATGCCTTTTGTGAGCCCTTCGATGTGAGTATGAGGGGTGAGCGATGACAGAAGGGGACCCCAGGGCCTGGTTATCAGCCCAGCCACAAGCCGTCCTCTCCCCTACCCAGGACTCACTCCTGGAGGAGGACTTCCCGGACACCCAGCGGATCCTCACGGTCAAGTGATGCATCTAGGACCGAACAGAGCCACGAGCAGGAGGGAGACCACTTTTATTGCCCGCCCTGGAACGACGCCCAGCATAGGCGGGGCAGGAGGGGTTAGGACCTATTCTGGACAATAAAGGTGCCCTCAGCGGATGTGGGCCATGTCGCCAAGGAAGGGTGTCTTCATGCAGCCGGTGCAGAGCTGGTCCATCCAGAGTGGCGCCTCATGCTGCAGGGGTGTGCGGCGTGGGTAGAAGGTGAAGTCTACCCGGTAGTTGAGTAGACAGCTGAGGGAGGCCATGTAGAGGTCAGAGAAGCGCACGAGGCGTCGTGAGAAGTACGTGGGGTTGTGGAAGGTGCGGAAGATGCTCCCAAACTGAGCGTTGAACAGGGCCTTGGTGATGCACCTGAGGAAGAGACATGGGGCACTAGAGCAGGCACAGCAGGAGTGAGGCTGGGAGCccttcctgccccaccctgcccacctcaGCTCCTGCCGCTCCTTCATCCAGGCAGCCAGCACCTGCTGCGACTCGGCGTCCTGGTACGTCTGGGGGAGACGAGGTGGGTGCTGGGTGTGTGCCTGGGcggcagccctgccctccccccaggccGCCCCGCGCCCCCACACCTGCATGCGCTCCAGCAGCCCCGTGAGCGCCTGCTGCCACGTCAGCGAGTGCATATACTGCTCCGTGTTGATGATGCGGATCTCGCGCTCTAGCTCGGGGATGATGGCACCGGTTCGCCAGCCGTGCCGTAGCATGAGGTCCTGGGGGGTGGAGGACAGGGATCAGCATCAGCCagcaggctccctccctcccacccagcctTGCGCCCCTCACCGCCAGATCACTGTACAGATGGTCTCCGAAGTAGAGCACACGGGGTCCACGCCACTCCGTCAGGCGGAGGAAGTCATACAGGTTTccctggggagaggtgggggggcaCCGCTGAGCACAGCGTACCACGGGACTACCAGAGCCACGCCATGTTCTCCACCTTCCTCCCAAATCCCCAGGGGCAGCACGGCCCCTCCAGCTGGATGTCGGGCTGCCCTTTCCCGTGGCCTCAGTGTCCCCGGGCTCTGGCCCTGTCTCCTCCCCCTTCACAGTCAGGAAGGGGGTCTGCCTGCCACAGGAAGGTCTGTCAGCCTGGCATGATGCCCTGGGCCTCCCCTCCCTGTGGCCTCACACCCACCCCAGGGATCCCACTCTGTGGGAAACAAACCACAGCAGCGAGCCTGTGGCCCTAAAGCCCTTCCTGTCCTCCCCGGCCTGGGCCCAGAGGGACCCAGCAGACCTCACTGCGAAGCcatctgcccctcctgctccaaagccagagaaaagatgaaagcaGTCAAGCTCAAACACAACAGAGGAAGCTCGCGGGAGAGCAGAAAATGGGGCAGGGGGCCCAGAGCAGGAGGTGCAGCAGCCAGTGAGGCAGGAGCCCACACcctaaaaatgaacagaattcaCACTCAGTGCAAAGGAGCTACTACAGTAGCCTGTGCATGCTAGTGGCAGGGGGAGAAAGCAAGGCGTGGCAGACACAGGGCCGTGAAAGGATTGTTGAAATAAGCTCAAGTGGGGAGGCTGTAGAGTCAAATACGAGTGGGCGGAGCGCTGAGGACGTGCCCTGAACCAAGAGAAAATTTCGAGGTACAGGTGCTGAGTCAGGCAAGATGGAACCTGGGTTCCAGCCTCCCCAGCaaggggagacaggaagggagcaTAAAGAAAGATGAGAACCAAGCAGGATcggccacacacacaaaatgaaacttCAGATCATCAGGCATAAAGAAAAGGCTAAAAGCTGCCAAAGGAGAAAAACTCCCCTTGTTCCCCACGAAGGTACATGACCCTCCTCAGGCTTATTAGCCAAGATGCCAAGACAAAGGAGAGCGTTGCCCTCAGAGCTGAGGGTAAGAGCCTGCGCTTAAGGGGGCCATGGAGAGTTGGGTGCCACCCAGGTAGAAGTACTGTCTACAGGCCGGGCCGCTGCCCTGGATACCCCAGGCTGCTCCCGACCCAACTACtgacttcctccctccccccaacccctggaaCCCCCACCCTCAAGAAGCCCAGCTCAGCCAGGATTTCCGCATTCCATCCAGGGCCAAATGCCTTAATCACCTCCTGCTCCTTAATCACCACACAACCCCCAGCACTGGGCCCCCTTCTCATTTTCCTAGCCACCAGCCAGGAAAGGGGGTCTTCCCCAAGGGCCCATGAGCTGCTCCGGCCAGCTTGACTGGCTGTAGCAGAGTGGTCAGCCCCAAGTAATGACATTGCTGTTTAGTGGGTATTCAGTAAATGCCTGGCCCATCTAAGGGCTTGTACACCACAATTCAAGtagaacatactttttttttttttttttttttttacattatacttcttttatagatgagaaaaagcaaagcacagagaggccaagtgacTTGGCCAGACTCTCTCTGCTATTGAGCAGTAAACTTGCAATTCAAATGAAGGTAAACTGACCAGGCCTGTGTCCTGAGAGCCATTCCCTGGTGCCCCTGGAAATGGTGCAAGGGGGCAGAGCCACGGCAGATGTGTGGTGGCTGGGCAGGGCCCATGAGGCTGTGCTACTGACCCCTCCACAGCCTGGGGCTATGGTTAGGCCACCCAGATAGCACTCACCTGCCGATAGATTTTGCCCTTCTCCAGGCGGGTGATGCGGTCCCAGTGCAGGGAGCCCTTCTCATCAAGTTTTCTGAAAGGCCTGGAGGGGTAAAGGCAGAGGGGTAAAGGGCTTGGATTCCAGTCTAGGGCAGGACCAGAGGCAGGTACCTCCTCAGTCTGCAAAGGCCACCTGCTCACATGGGCTGGGTGCTGACAAGGGGGTGTCCCCACCCCAAGCACACAGGGTGGTGAGCAAAGGCCAgtgcccactccccaccctcatCACCCCTGCTAGGCCCATACTTGCGCCGGTCAGTAAAGAAGCTGGGTTTGTCTGCCTGGACGATGACCACATCAAAGAGCTGGCGCCAGTCAGGACCCACCATGTGCCGCATCCCCTTGTCCCTGGGCAGAAGTGGAACAGGCAGCAGGTGGGCTGAGGCAGGCCCCTCCTTGAGCCCTACCCCATTCCCTCCaggaccccaccccccccacctccccaccgcAGGCAGCTCACACGAAGCTGAAAGGACTGTTGGTGATGAGGAAGAGCTGCTTCCCATGGGCCACCAGGCGGCTCAAGACGGCGAAGGTCTCGTCCCCTCTCAGGATGTACTTCTCTAACAGGGAGATGGGTCTGTGAGGGCCAGCCCGGCCCCCTGCCCAGAAAGCCGCAGCAGGGCTACTGTCTACCCTTACCCATATCCTGTTCGATCCACTGGTACATGAGGCCCTTCACGTGCACATCTCGAATGGCATCCTGGGGGTAGGAGAAGGACTGTGAGGGTGCAGTGGGGCCAAGAAGGCCTGCCCCGCTGTGGCTGACTTGATCTTCCCTGCCACCCCGAGAGGCAGGCCCAATGTCCTCACTGTCACATCCTTGTAGAGGTGCGCCTGGTCAAACTCCAGGCCGTGACTCAGGAAGTGGTCCACCACGCAGGACAGCAGTGCCATTTCCGGCAGTGAGAAGATGTCCATGAACTGCTTGATGGAGGGACCCTGTGGAGGGAGCAGCCACCTCAGCAGCCCCTCTATCCCTACCGCCCCTCGCCCTGAAGACCAGTGTCCCTTGGGACACTGGTAGAGGGAAACTACCTGCTGGGTGAGCCAGCCCACCAGGGTGAGGGCACCCAGAGCGAGATCACTGAGCTGCCTGCCCCGGCCAGTGGCAGTGTCAGACGGAGCAAGTACCTTGCCGTAGAAGCCACTCATCTGGTACAGTGGGATGTGCTGGGTGCCCCCATATAGGTCTATCACCTCCTCGTCAGGCACAGGCTGGAGGCCCCTGGGTGGATGCACAGACATCATGAGTCTGAAGTGGTCCTGAGCTGAGGCCACGGTGTAAGATGCaggttgagggggtggggggacagcagGGTCAGGCAGGGCAGTCTGCACTGACCTGTAGGCCGTCCCCAGCTGCACATAATGGAAGGCATCAATCTTCATCAGAAGGCTCTGGGAGCACCAGGGGAATGGGATGGGTGGTAAGAAAGGGGCTTGCATTCATCCAAGCCAGCCTCTTCCAGTCCCTGTGCTGAAGCCCCAGCTGGAAGGTACCAAGGGGATTAAGTGCCCGTGAAGCTACAGCTGTGGGGGCTAAGGAAGTAGTGCTGATGCACATCTAGCCAGGAGGGGCCCCGCGGAGAACATGGCCTAGCCACTCACCTTCTGAATGTCGTAGTGGAGGCCTCGGATGGCAAAGCTGGGGTCGTAGTCATATTTCCGGATCCCCTCTGGGTACTGTCGGGGGGGAAGTGCGCCACGCCTGAGCCAGTGGCAATGCCAGACCTCTGGCTGGGCAGCTGCCTCAGGGGACCTCCGTGACTCAGCCTGAGGTTCCCCCAGGGCCTGGGCCGTCTGCCCGGCCAGCCTCACCTTGTAGTGCTCAATCAGGATGTCGCGGGCAGCACTGAAGATCTCAGGGTGCAGCGCATCTGCGTACTGGGCCAGTGTGTAGTCGTAGTCGAAGCCATAGACTTCGACATCACGCAGGCTGATCTCGTTGTTGGCATAGATGGCTGCTGGGTTCAGGAGACTGCAGACCTCGGGGGGCAGGAGGTCTGGAGGGAGGAGATGCAGGTATGATGAGATGAACACGGAAGCAGCAAATGGTCACCGAGCACTTTCCAGGTGCCCAGCTCTGGGAGCCTCATGAAACCACCCAAGATGGGCAATCTTAGCCCAAGGCTGCATATGGtcaaactgaggcttagaaatgccacttgcccagggtcacgtGGTTGGGGTAAGGCAGAGCTGGCAATGGGACAAGACCACGGCTGGATCTCCCACCTCTGGGTCTTGGGTTACACCCCTGCCTGCAGCCCACCAGGTGAACTGAGCCCACGTCCCCTCCAGGCTCTCATAAGCCCCACTGGACCCATGGCTATGCTTGGGCCCTTTCCACCCTGCCTGAAGCTCAGGCTGGGACTGAGGAACATTataggagttgggggaggggggagtatgGGGTAGCTCTTCTGTCGCTCATTTTCCCGGGTCTGAGCACCTGCCACGGCCTGTGGAGCGAGGCCCCTCTAATCGGATTTCAGCGGCCCGCCAGTCCACGTAATGACATTTGCTGCTTCTGGCCAGGGAACATTGCTAATTACGACAGGCAGGATGTTTGATGTTGGGCTGCGGGGCAGTACCCAGGTTGCTCCCTTCTGGGGATGAGGTCATGGCCACCCCAAGTCCCTGGATGCTATGGTCAGGTTGAGTGGGACACCGTGCAGAGTAAGCTCTAGGGTCctagggaggcagaggaggatgAGGGGGTCCCAGGCTtatctgcctcagttttcccatctgtacagTAGGGGAGTTGAATGGGGAAAGGGCCTGGGCTTTGAGGTCAGAGAGACCAAGCCAAATACCCCCTCTTACAACTGGCACCTCAGAAAAGTTACCTCACATTTTGTACCTCAGATTCCCTATTTCTCAAGGCAGAATCAAAATCGTGCCAACCTACAGAATTATGGAGAGGTCATGTTGAATGTGCTCTGTGCAGCATTCCTGCTCTGCACCCGGCAAATGTAGGATTAAATGAACCACGGGCCTCTGAAGCCTGTCACCTCCCTGTCCCGGATCTCCCTGCATCACTCGAGGAGTAGGGGCTGCAGGAGAGGGGACCAGGTGGGATTAGGTGCACAGGACACCGCCCTGCAGGGGATCCAGGTGGCCCCATTCCTGAGACCACTAGCTTCTGGCTAAGGCCCGCACCCGCAGCCCAAGCCTCCACGGAATTCCTGTCTCAGCCACAACAAGGCACAATCCTGAAGCAGAAACCCTCGGCCACACAGCTGCCTGTGCACAGAGGCAAACACCGATGAGCTCCCACGCTCTGAGCATTTGCCTTGGAGGCCCCTTTGGAACACGGGTTCCACCCTACCCCCTTTCCTTTGGAGCAAAGTGCAGGGTATGGGTGGGGGAACAAGTGTGGCTGGTTCCTCTAGGGGCCCCAGGCCAACAtaagcctggcacagagcagctgTTTCACAGACTCGTGGGTGCAGACAGAACACTCCTCATTTGGATGCACGTGAGACTCAGCTGCCTTCAGCTCTCTAGGGAACTGCTTGTGAGATGCCCCTCTGATGTCACTAGGCCTCTGATGTCACTGGGCCTTGCTCTCCCCACGGTCCTGAGTTCCTGGGCACCAAGTCCAGTAGCCCCCCAGGGctactggggggaggggagggatctgCTTGGCAGCGTAGCCCCTTGTTGCCGGCAGAGTTCTAGCCAAGACCAGGCTTCCGCCTCTGTCCTTGAAAATGTTCCCAGGATGGACAATCCTCTGAGGAACAAAGCAGGATGGGGAAGCAGCCCACGGGGTCTGCCCTCCCGACGTGATTTCTGGATGGAGGAAAGCACAGCTCTGGGGGCCACAAGGTCCACTCCTTTCCACGGGAGTATGGTGGCGCACAGGGCCAGGTGAGGAGGATGTACTCCTCACCTGCACTGGCCTCCCAAGTTCACTGGGCTCACTGTGCAGACCtcaccctcctttcctcttctcagtCCCCagttcccacccctgccccaggctccaGGGCCAACTCTTCCCCACGGCAGCTGTAAGACTCACTGTGGGTGCCTTCCTCCCAGCTGTTGCTGGGTGCCTTAGAGGCTCATCCTGTTCAAGCCTTACTCCAATCCTGTGAGGTGGTCCTACTTATTCATCCATCATCCAGAGGAAGAAATGGGCTCAGGAAGGTGAAGTCACTTGCTCTAAACCATCCAGCGGTAGGCAATGCAGTTGAGATTAAAATTCGGGTCACTCTACTTGCCTTAACCACTCTGCCCCTAGGCCTAGCCTTTCAGTGTCCCCATGCTGGCAGGGAGGCactgggctggggcctggctcCTGGGCAAAGTTTTGCCCACAGGCATTAGCCCAAGGCATACCTCAATGCCCAGAATGTCCCCCAGAAAACCCAGTCAAGAGGGATGAGTTAGGACCAGGGGTGCCAGTCTGGCTCATCCTAGCATCTTGGAAATGATGCTTTCACATCAAGaggagcttgggtggctctgtgagTATCTTAAGATCCAGGTGAGCCAGGTGTGACAAAGCCCAGCAGGCCTTCCTGTGTTCTCTCCCACACCTACAAGGCAGGCTCCTCAGGTTGCTCTACAGAAGGTCTTCTCCAGACCCAGAGCAAACACAAATCCTTAACAGCATCCCAGGCCTGTCCTGTCCACTGAaggggggagtggggtgggggggggtggaggtgggaggggcggggTCCTGACAGAGGTCCAAGGGCTTCAGAACCACAATTCCTCACTATTCTGCCTTGGACTTCTCAGGTGAGTCCTGTCCAGCTCTCCACACAGCTAGAGTGGAGGCTCTAATCATCTGGAATCTTCCAGACAGGGCCACTTTGTCTTACCAGTGAAAGCCGCATCACCCTTGGGGGCTCCTCTAGAAGCTCCCCTGCCCTTTCCAGGCCTGGttccttctgtgtctccaccACAGCCCTGTGTTGTGGGTTTGTGTTTTATACTATAGACTCTGAGGGTCCAAGAGGGTTGAGGCCTGCTGAGCGCCACCCTACTGGTCAGTGATAGGGGTCAAGCCCAAACCACATATGCCTGCCGCAGAAGAGAGAAGAGCCCCAGGGCgggtgtggggcggggggtggggaccaATATCAGGCACTCTCAGATCTCTGGCCTCATCAGGGCATCCCAGCCTCTCATCCCATCCCTGTCTGGAAGATTCCAGATGATTAGAGCCTCCACTCTAGCTGTGTGGAGAGCTGGACAGGACTCACCTGAGAAGCCCAAGGCAGAATAGTGGTTCTGAAGGCCTTGGACCTCTGTCAGGACCccgcaccaccaccccccaccccccttcagtGGACAGGACAGGCCTGGGATGCTGTTAAGGATTTGTGTTTGCTCTGGGTCTGGAGAAGACCTTCTGTAGAGCAACCTGAGGAGCCTGCCTTGTAGGTGTGGGAGAGAACACAGGAAGCCTCTGGGGGGGAGGCCGCAGGTTCATCAGCCCATTTTGCAGTGTCCCGGCCAAGGATGAAGCCACCCTTGTGGACTCCAGGGCCCTGGGGTGGCTTGGTCTCGTTTCTCCAACCAACACCTTCCCCTCCTGGTCCTGAGAGTGCCCCGGACCTCGGTGGCAAACCAGAGGTGTCTGCAAAGTCTAGTCCGCGTCCGCTTAGGTTGGGCAGCGCCGCCGGCCGGCTTTGTCCCTGGAGCTCCCGCCCCAACTAAGGGCCGCTAAGAGAACAAGGGGTAGGGGCATTTCCGCCGCAGCATCCCGGCAGACGGGGTCGCCAGGAAAGACGGTGGGGGCTCCGCATTCCGGAGGCCGCTTCGGGAACCCCGAGATCCTGCAGACGGAGCCAGGGAACAAAACTCCCGTCGGCCCGTCTGCCTCCGGACGTCGGGGCGTCCCTAGAGGGCCCCGGAACGACCAGCGGGAGCCTCTCCCGAAAAGCTGCTCGGCCTTCAGGCTCCGGGGCCCCGGCGAGCCTCACCAGGGTGCCTTCCCCGAAGAGCGGCGCCCGGGACGGCTCGGGACCGCTGGTCTGTCCGTCGCCTGGGTTCGCGCCGGCCGCCGCGCGGATACACCCCCGGCGCCCATCCCACTCCGGCTCACCCACCGTGCACCAATCTCCGCATGTCCTGGTAACGAGCCCACAGGTGCGCGCTGAGCTCGGCGCCGCCGGCGGGCgccggggcgggcgcggggcgcggggcacCGGGGCAGTGGGCGCCGGGACCCGGGGGGCCGCAGCCAGGGCAGGAGGGCGAGGACGACGCGGCTCGCGGCCCGCCGTGGCCCCTGCACGGCAGCCAGCGCCGAGCGGCCGCCCGCAGCCCCGCACCCGCCATCCCCGCCGCGCGGCCCGCGCAGCCCTCGGCCCGTCGGCCAGTCTGCCGCCCTCCGACTGCGCGCCCGCCACGGTGGCCGCGTGCTCCTCACGGCGGCCGGCCAATGGGCGCGGCGCGCGGAGCCCGACCGGCCAATGGGCGCGCCCCTCGGCCTGGGGGGCGGGAGgtcccggggcggggcgggacggGTTCCCTAGCCCCCTCCCCCGTCTCCTCGAGGCTGAGGAGGACTCTGCGCCCCCCTTCGGTGGCCACCGCAGCGATGGCCGCTCTTCGGGCTCCCTTTCCGGGAGGTCGGAGGACCCAAGAACGTTCGTCTCCTTGAGGCTGCAGACGGCCGGGACACGGAGAGGGAAGGGTCGGAGCGCGGCGGGCCCACCTCGACCCCcggtcctctgtctccccttccgTTCCCGGGTCCTCTAGcccgccgccccccgcgcccGCCCCTGTCCTTCACGACCTCAGCTCCGCCACCGCTCCCAGCCAGTGATGCGGCGAGGGTCCTGTTCCCTGCAGATCAGAGGCCGGCCAGTTTCACTCTAGCGAATAAAGAGCCTTCCCCACGCCGGGTGAGACCTAGGGACCCACAGCGCCGCTGAAGCAGCCTCTCCTCGCTCCCACCCTCTACCGCACACAGATGACCCCTTTTAACCTAGGGCAGGACCCCTGAGCGGTGCGCTGCAGAGTTGTGGGCCCGGGGTCACTGCGCCTGCCTGGTTCTGACCTCAGCAAACAGCCGCACCGACCTCACTCTCCGCTTCCCCGCGCGGGGCCCCCATTGAGATGCCGCGGTCTCTTCCAGCAATGTTTGCAGACTTTCCATCGAAATTCGGCATTCCTTCTTGGAACCACTCTCCACCTGTGTTTCTTCTACTCAGATCTGTTTCCTGAGCCCGCATGCGTACCAGGTGGTGCACTGCACCGGTGGGCCCTGTCGGTGGGGCCCTGGCCGGCTAGACACTCTGTTTCCTTGGGGTGCTCCTCCCGGTTTAAGGGCATGTGCCTATTTGAATACACATTGCATCTTGGCTGAGCACTTACATATGGTGGGCCAGATCCTGGGCCAGGTGATGGGGCAGGATGGAGGCGGAAGGGTAGGCACGTGTGAGCCCCAGGAAGCTACGAGGGCGTTGAACACCTGTCCACAAGTAAGTCTCCTCAGGCGGGAGATGGGTGCCCCGCAGTGACAGGCTTCCAGAGCCACCAAAAGAAACTGGAGTGAGTGCCAAGCCAGTGTGGGCGGGAAGCTGGAGAAGGCAGGTTATCCAGGTAGCAGCACTGGCCTGGCTGCTCAGCTCGGCTCTGTGACCCTTGCCAGGGGCCCTGCTTGCTCTATCCCTCTTCTCCAGCCTATTTGTGTATACTTTGTATTCACGTCACCAGACTTTTTCACTaagttttcatttgattttttttagtttgtgtaATAGTTGTCTCCCTTCCCAAAGATAAGGACCCAGTTGTTTTTTTTAGCCTTAGGTAATAAAGTGACAGCTGTTTACAACAAAGCATGGAGACTTAGTGACTTAGCAAGAGTGAAGGCTCTGGAGTCTGATCTCTGCTACTACCTGGCTCAAGCTTTTAACTTCTCAGTTTCCTATCTATAAAAGGAGAAGATGCAAATAGAGGCGAGTTTCCCTAGGATTTAGAGTGCATGTAAAGAACTGGCACTCAATAAATCGTTatcgccatcatcatcatcctgtTTTAACTAATGATAATCAATCAGCTATTATGCTCCAGGCATTGTGGTAAatgctttgtttgttttacctcta is a window from the Leopardus geoffroyi isolate Oge1 chromosome A2, O.geoffroyi_Oge1_pat1.0, whole genome shotgun sequence genome containing:
- the NT5DC2 gene encoding 5'-nucleotidase domain-containing protein 2 isoform X1 is translated as MAGAGLRAAARRWLPCRGHGGPRAASSSPSCPGCGPPGPGAHCPGAPRPAPAPAPAGGAELSAHLWARYQDMRRLVHDLLPPEVCSLLNPAAIYANNEISLRDVEVYGFDYDYTLAQYADALHPEIFSAARDILIEHYKYPEGIRKYDYDPSFAIRGLHYDIQKSLLMKIDAFHYVQLGTAYRGLQPVPDEEVIDLYGGTQHIPLYQMSGFYGKGPSIKQFMDIFSLPEMALLSCVVDHFLSHGLEFDQAHLYKDVTDAIRDVHVKGLMYQWIEQDMEKYILRGDETFAVLSRLVAHGKQLFLITNSPFSFVDKGMRHMVGPDWRQLFDVVIVQADKPSFFTDRRKPFRKLDEKGSLHWDRITRLEKGKIYRQGNLYDFLRLTEWRGPRVLYFGDHLYSDLADLMLRHGWRTGAIIPELEREIRIINTEQYMHSLTWQQALTGLLERMQTYQDAESQQVLAAWMKERQELRCITKALFNAQFGSIFRTFHNPTYFSRRLVRFSDLYMASLSCLLNYRVDFTFYPRRTPLQHEAPLWMDQLCTGCMKTPFLGDMAHIR
- the NT5DC2 gene encoding 5'-nucleotidase domain-containing protein 2 isoform X2 encodes the protein MAGAGLRAAARRWLPCRGHGGPRAASSSPSCPGCGPPGPGAHCPGAPRPAPAPAPAGGAELSAHLWARYQDMRRLVHDLLPPEVCSLLNPAAIYANNEISLRDVEVYGFDYDYTLAQYADALHPEIFSAARDILIEHYKYPEGIRKYDYDPSFAIRGLHYDIQKSLLMKIDAFHYVQLGTAYRGLQPVPDEEVIDLYGGTQHIPLYQMSGFYGKGPSIKQFMDIFSLPEMALLSCVVDHFLSHGLEFDQAHLYKDVTDAIRDVHVKGLMYQWIEQDMEKYILRGDETFAVLSRLVAHGKQLFLITNSPFSFVDKGMRHMVGPDWRQLFDVVIVQADKPSFFTDRRKPFRKLDEKGSLHWDRITRLEKGKIYRQGNLYDFLRLTEWRGPRVLYFGDHLYSDLADLMLRHGWRTGAIIPELEREIRIINTEQYMHSLTWQQALTGLLERMQVHHQGPVQRSVWEHLPHLPQPHVLLTTPRALL